The DNA window CTGGATCGCGATGCCGGTGTTCAAGATCTTCAAGTACCTCACGATCGAGCCGGAACTGCACCGCAAGCGCGGCCGAGCGACTGCGTTCGTTCTGGCGGTGGCGTCGATCATCGTCGTATCGGTCGGCGTGCTGAAGTTCGACCTGAACCTCTACGCGACAGGTATCGCCGAGCCCGCCAACCGAGAAGTGGTGCGACCGGGTACAAGCGGATTCGTTGCCAGGGTCGTCGCGAAGGACGGCCAGTGGGTGAAGGCCGGCGACGTGATCCTGGAAATGCGGTCCGACGAGTTGCAGGCCCGGAAGAAGGTTGCCGAGGCGCAGCTCGCGGCCACGGTCGCGATGTACGATGCTGCCGTCGCAGGGAGCGCGGCCGAGGTGCGGCAGGTCGCCGAAAAGATCGGTGTCTTCCGAAAGCAGATCGCGGATCTAAACGTTCGGATCGATAAGCTGGTGGTCAAGGCCGGCAGCGACGGCCGACTGACCGCACCCAACATGCACGAGATGGTCGGGCAGTTCCTGCCGCAGGGCCAGGAATTCGCGATGATCATGCAGACCGAGCAACTGGTCGTGCACACCGCGCTGGAACAGAAGGACGCCGAGCCGATCCTGGCCAACAAGAATGTGCAGACACAACTGCGATTTGCCAGCGACATCAAGATCGTGCTTGTCGGTGGTGCACCACGAGACGCCGGCGCGGCGTCGGCGGAACTTCGGCATCCCGGGTTCGGTCAGGGTGTCGGCGGTGAAGTGCCGGTCGACCCGACGGAGCCGGGCAAGAGCGCCCTTCCGCTTTACGACGTCGCAATCCCGCTGGTCAATCCGATCGACCCGGCCAACCCCGAAGGCCGCTACGTGCCGTATCAGCGCGTGCACGTCCGCTTCACGCTCGACAAGAAGCCCCTCGCCTGGCAATGGGTCCGCCGGTTCTACCAGCTGATCCAGGAGAACGCTGCGGGATCGAAGTGGCTGTAAGGAGAAGGACGAAGGATGAAGGATAAGGGATGAATCGGTTCATCCTTCGTCCTTCATCCTTTATCCTTAGATGCAATGGCTGAAGTCGCCAACGAACTCTGGAGCATCTTCGACTCTCGGCGCGTTAAAGCGCCCGAGCTGAAGGGTCTCGATGCGGCCGTCAACAGCATGGTTGGCGTGGCAAAGAATCGTCGGCCGGTGCTGTCGCGGCTTAAGGCGCAAGTCGAGCGCATCGAGGCGATGGAGTCGGAGATGCAGAACCTGGGGTCAACCCGGTTCCAGGAAGAAGTCGCCGCCAGCCGCGATCTGGCACGGCTCGGACGTCTGAAGGACGGCGCGCTCGATCGAGCGATGGCCCTGATCCGCGAAGGCGCCAAGCGCGCTTCGGGCCTGCGACCCTATAAGGTGCAGGTGATGGGTGCCTTGGCGATGTGCGAAGGCGCGATCGCGGAGATGGCCACCGGCGAAGGCAAGACGCTCACGGCATCGCTCGCGGCAACGCTCTGGGCTTGGGCCGGTCGGCCGGTGCATGTCATTACCGTCAACGACTACCTCGTCGGCCGCGATGCCGAGGAAATGTCGCCGATCTACAAGATGTGCGGGCTGCGCGTCGGCCATGTCGTTCACGACACGACGCCCCAGGACCGCATCGACCATTACCGTCGGGATGTCGTTTACGTCACCAGCAAGGAACTCGTCGCCGACTTCCTGCGCGACCAGATCATGCTCGGCAACCTCCGCAGCAGCACGCAGACGCAGGTCGGCATGCTTATCGGCGGGGCGCAGAACGGCCGGTTGCAGGTGCCGGGATTGTTCCGCGTGCTGGTCGACGAGGCCGACTCGCTGCTGATCGACGAAGCCGTTACGCCGCTGATCATCAGCAACAGCCCCGACGAGAACCCCAACGCCGACCTCTACCGTGCCGCCGACGAGCTGGCGCTGAAGCTCGAAGTCGGCCGCGACTTTGCCCTGGACAAGGAAGTCAAGCAGATCGATCTGACCGCGCGCGGCCAGCGCCGGCTCGAAGAGCTCTCCGGCGATCACGGCTTCTGGAAGGGCAAACGCCGCCGCGAAGAGCTCGTCACCCAGGCCCTCAGCGCCCGCTACTGCTTCAACCGCGATGAACAGTACCTCGTCACCGCCGACGAGAAGGTGCAGATCATCGACGAGTTCACCGGCCGCGTGATGGCCGACCGCTCCTGGCGGCACGGGCTGCACCAGGCGATCGAGGTGAAGGAAGGCGTTCCCATCACCGCCGACAAGGAAAACCTGGCCCGCCAGTCGTTCCAGCGGTTCTTCCGGCAGTACCCCATCATGGGCGGCATGACCGGGACCGCGTGGGAAAGCCGTGGCGAGCTGTGGAACATCTACCAGCGGCCGATCGTCCGCATTCCCACGAACAAGCCGTGCATTCGAGAGCAGTTGCCGATCAAGATGTTCGCGACCACTGCCGAGAAGTTTGATGCCGCCGTGCAGCGCGTGATCGAACTGAATGACAAAGGCCTGCCAGTGCTGGTGGGCACCAAGACGGTCTGGGCGAGCGAAGAGGTGAGCAAGCGCCTCGCCGCCGCCGGCCGGGCCCATCGTGTGCTGAACGCGGCACAGAACGAGCAGGAAGCGAACATCGTTTCTGAGGCGGGTCAGCCGGCGCGAATCACCGTTGCCACCAACATGGCCGGCCGTGGCACCGACATCAAGCTGGGTCGCGGCGTCGCCGAGCTGGGCGGACTGCACGTGATTTCTTGCGAGCCGAACAACAGTTTCCGCGTCGATCGCCAGCTATACGGCCGTGCCGCCCGCCAAGGCGACCCGGGCTGTGCCCAGCTTTACTGCTCAGCCGAGGACGAACTGTTCGTTCGCCATGCCCCCAAGCTGCGGCGTGCCTGGCGGGCCATCGGCCCCGGCCGGCT is part of the Humisphaera borealis genome and encodes:
- a CDS encoding preprotein translocase subunit SecA, with translation MAEVANELWSIFDSRRVKAPELKGLDAAVNSMVGVAKNRRPVLSRLKAQVERIEAMESEMQNLGSTRFQEEVAASRDLARLGRLKDGALDRAMALIREGAKRASGLRPYKVQVMGALAMCEGAIAEMATGEGKTLTASLAATLWAWAGRPVHVITVNDYLVGRDAEEMSPIYKMCGLRVGHVVHDTTPQDRIDHYRRDVVYVTSKELVADFLRDQIMLGNLRSSTQTQVGMLIGGAQNGRLQVPGLFRVLVDEADSLLIDEAVTPLIISNSPDENPNADLYRAADELALKLEVGRDFALDKEVKQIDLTARGQRRLEELSGDHGFWKGKRRREELVTQALSARYCFNRDEQYLVTADEKVQIIDEFTGRVMADRSWRHGLHQAIEVKEGVPITADKENLARQSFQRFFRQYPIMGGMTGTAWESRGELWNIYQRPIVRIPTNKPCIREQLPIKMFATTAEKFDAAVQRVIELNDKGLPVLVGTKTVWASEEVSKRLAAAGRAHRVLNAAQNEQEANIVSEAGQPARITVATNMAGRGTDIKLGRGVAELGGLHVISCEPNNSFRVDRQLYGRAARQGDPGCAQLYCSAEDELFVRHAPKLRRAWRAIGPGRLIKMAQARAERLARFNRKQVLKADDWMDQSLPF